One region of Cyanobium sp. M30B3 genomic DNA includes:
- the psbA gene encoding photosystem II q(b) protein codes for MTTAIRSGTSSNWQTFCQWVTSTTNRLYVGWFGVLMIPCLLAATICFIIAFIAAPPVDIDGIREPVAGSFIYGNNIISGAVVPSSNAIGLHFYPIWEAASLDEWLYNGGPYQLVVFHFLIGISAYMGRQWELSYRLGMRPWICVAYSAPLSAAFAVFLVYPFGQGSFSDGMPLGISGTFNFMLVFQAEHNILMHPFHMLGVAGVFGGSLFSAMHGSLVTSSLVRETTETESQNYGYKFGQEEETYNIVAAHGYFGRLIFQYASFNNSRSLHFFLGAWPVVGIWFTSMGISTMAFNLNGFNFNQSILDAQGRVLPTWADVLNRANLGMEVMHERNAHNFPLDLATTTAVPVALSAPAIG; via the coding sequence ATGACCACTGCCATCCGCAGCGGCACGAGCAGCAACTGGCAGACGTTCTGCCAGTGGGTCACCTCCACCACCAACCGCCTCTATGTGGGCTGGTTCGGCGTGTTGATGATCCCCTGCCTGCTGGCTGCCACGATCTGCTTCATCATTGCCTTCATCGCCGCTCCCCCGGTCGATATCGACGGCATCCGCGAACCCGTTGCCGGCTCGTTCATCTACGGCAACAACATCATCTCCGGCGCCGTTGTTCCTTCCAGCAACGCCATTGGCCTGCACTTCTACCCCATCTGGGAGGCGGCCTCCCTGGATGAGTGGCTGTATAACGGCGGCCCCTACCAGCTGGTGGTGTTCCACTTCCTGATCGGCATCTCGGCCTACATGGGCCGCCAGTGGGAGCTCAGCTACCGCCTGGGCATGCGCCCCTGGATCTGTGTGGCCTACAGCGCACCGCTGTCGGCGGCCTTTGCCGTGTTCCTGGTGTATCCCTTCGGTCAGGGCTCCTTCTCCGACGGCATGCCCCTCGGCATCAGCGGCACCTTCAACTTCATGCTGGTGTTCCAGGCTGAGCACAACATCCTGATGCACCCCTTCCACATGCTGGGGGTGGCCGGTGTGTTCGGCGGCAGCCTGTTCTCGGCCATGCACGGCTCGCTGGTGACCTCCAGCCTGGTGCGTGAAACCACCGAAACCGAGAGCCAGAACTACGGCTACAAGTTCGGCCAGGAGGAAGAGACCTACAACATCGTGGCTGCCCACGGTTACTTCGGCCGCCTGATCTTCCAATACGCCAGCTTCAATAACAGCCGCAGCCTGCACTTCTTCCTCGGTGCCTGGCCCGTGGTGGGGATCTGGTTCACGTCCATGGGCATCAGCACCATGGCCTTCAACCTGAACGGCTTCAACTTCAACCAGTCGATCCTGGATGCCCAGGGTCGGGTGTTGCCCACCTGGGCCGATGTGCTCAACCGCGCCAACCTGGGCATGGAAGTCATGCACGAGCGCAACGCCCACAACTTCCCGCTGGATCTGGCCACCACCACCGCCGTGCCCGTGGCGCTCTCGGCCCCGGCCATCGGCTGA
- a CDS encoding DUF697 domain-containing protein: protein MAAVAVGGGVLLEGLGQVLHVPLLAASTATAGLLLFRGWSRSAGRSPRLGDTTSAGWLQRLERLHQQFEQLDPDRDASARRSDQLAWQRTQLERPGLHLGLVGACPEDTSWREQLAASLRGPAALSLHWSRPLPPATDQWSWPEPFASCDVLLYALKPPLLAADLRWIQAVPAGLPLVLLVEVPSQDASAAVAGALRAQLPTAAALDVLCWHDLPALSSQVRGLGARWAGEAADLRIQRQQRCLAALHGRWQGELEGLRRGRFQQLQQRTQWLVAAGVVAAPLPSLDLLVLAVANGLMVKEMARLWDCPWGADQLKATAVELAQAALSLGVVEWSSQALAGVVKWHGPTWLLGSAVQALSAAYLTRVVGRAMADTLARSVGVGEPDLERIRREAPLLVAQAAQAEKLDWPAFLRQGRQWLAEQARASQPGALTTT, encoded by the coding sequence ATGGCAGCCGTTGCTGTGGGTGGTGGTGTGCTGCTCGAGGGCCTCGGCCAGGTGCTGCATGTGCCCCTGCTGGCGGCCTCCACGGCCACCGCCGGACTGCTGCTGTTCAGGGGTTGGTCCCGCTCGGCCGGTCGCTCCCCCCGGCTCGGCGACACCACCAGTGCGGGTTGGCTGCAGCGGCTGGAGCGCCTGCACCAGCAGTTCGAGCAGCTGGATCCGGACCGGGACGCCAGCGCCCGCCGCAGTGACCAGCTCGCGTGGCAGCGGACCCAGCTCGAGCGGCCCGGCCTGCATCTGGGCCTGGTGGGCGCCTGCCCGGAGGACACCTCCTGGCGGGAGCAGCTGGCGGCGAGTCTGCGGGGCCCTGCCGCCCTCAGCCTGCACTGGAGCCGCCCCCTGCCCCCGGCGACCGACCAATGGAGCTGGCCGGAGCCCTTTGCCAGCTGCGACGTCCTTCTCTATGCCCTGAAACCGCCCCTGCTGGCGGCCGACCTGCGCTGGATCCAGGCGGTGCCCGCCGGTCTGCCCCTCGTGCTGCTGGTGGAGGTGCCCAGCCAGGATGCCAGCGCCGCCGTGGCTGGCGCGTTGCGGGCCCAGCTGCCCACCGCTGCCGCGCTGGACGTGCTGTGCTGGCACGACCTGCCCGCCCTGAGCTCCCAGGTGCGCGGCCTGGGCGCCCGCTGGGCCGGGGAGGCCGCCGACCTGCGCATCCAGCGGCAACAGCGCTGCCTGGCGGCCCTGCACGGCCGCTGGCAGGGTGAACTGGAGGGGCTGCGGCGGGGCCGGTTCCAGCAGCTGCAGCAGCGCACCCAGTGGCTGGTGGCCGCCGGGGTGGTGGCCGCCCCCCTGCCCAGCCTGGATCTGCTGGTGCTGGCGGTGGCCAACGGGTTGATGGTGAAGGAGATGGCCCGGCTGTGGGACTGCCCCTGGGGGGCGGACCAGCTCAAGGCCACGGCGGTGGAACTGGCCCAGGCTGCCCTCTCCCTGGGGGTGGTGGAGTGGAGCAGCCAGGCCCTGGCCGGCGTGGTGAAGTGGCACGGGCCCACCTGGCTGCTGGGAAGTGCGGTGCAGGCCCTCAGCGCCGCCTATCTCACCCGGGTGGTGGGTCGGGCGATGGCCGACACCCTGGCCCGCTCGGTGGGCGTGGGTGAACCCGACCTGGAGCGCATCCGCCGGGAGGCCCCCCTGCTGGTGGCGCAGGCTGCACAGGCCGAAAAGCTCGATTGGCCGGCGTTTCTGCGCCAGGGCCGCCAGTGGCTGGCCGAGCAGGCGCGGGCCAGCCAGCCGGGCGCCCTGACGACAACCTGA
- a CDS encoding cation transporter: protein MQKVLLLALTLNVLLSLVKLVVGLLSGSLAVLADAMHSATDGLSSVVALLANRLADPRPDRNHPYGHRKAEALGSLVIALFILVAAWEILQTAAQRLLAGLEPLRVSWAELGLLLLVLTCNIALAGYEHWQARRLGSSLLRADAAHTRSDVGTSVMVLLGLAGALTLGIPWLDVALALPLCALMLRASWQVLHQTLPQLIDQMAVAPEAIRDVALGVPGVVNCHAVASRGVVGDQVFIELHLVVRPTDLATAHRISHQVEQQLDARYGPLRCTVHLEPLDHARPTLIAGAEDG from the coding sequence GTGCAGAAGGTGCTGCTGCTGGCGCTGACGCTGAATGTGCTGCTCAGCCTGGTGAAGCTGGTGGTGGGACTGCTCAGCGGCTCCCTGGCGGTGCTGGCGGACGCCATGCACAGCGCCACCGATGGACTCTCGAGTGTGGTGGCCCTGCTGGCCAACCGGCTGGCCGACCCCCGGCCCGATCGCAATCACCCCTATGGACACCGCAAGGCGGAAGCCCTCGGCTCCCTGGTGATTGCCCTGTTCATCCTGGTGGCGGCCTGGGAAATCCTGCAGACCGCCGCACAGCGCCTGCTCGCCGGCCTGGAGCCCCTGCGGGTGAGCTGGGCGGAGCTCGGGCTGCTCCTGCTGGTGCTGACCTGCAACATCGCCCTGGCCGGTTACGAGCACTGGCAGGCCCGCCGCCTGGGCAGTTCCCTGCTGCGCGCCGATGCGGCCCACACCCGAAGTGACGTGGGCACCTCGGTGATGGTGCTGCTGGGACTGGCCGGGGCGCTGACCCTGGGGATCCCCTGGCTGGATGTGGCCCTCGCCCTGCCGCTCTGCGCGCTGATGCTGCGGGCCAGCTGGCAGGTGCTGCACCAGACCCTGCCCCAGCTGATCGACCAGATGGCGGTGGCCCCGGAGGCGATCCGGGATGTGGCCCTGGGGGTGCCCGGGGTGGTGAACTGCCACGCCGTCGCCAGCCGGGGGGTGGTGGGTGACCAGGTGTTCATCGAACTGCATCTGGTGGTGCGGCCAACCGATCTGGCAACCGCCCACCGAATCAGCCACCAGGTGGAGCAGCAGCTCGATGCTCGCTACGGGCCCCTGCGCTGCACGGTGCATCTCGAACCCCTGGACCATGCCCGCCCGACCCTGATCGCGGGGGCCGAGGATGGCTGA
- the trpS gene encoding tryptophan--tRNA ligase: MSKPRVLSGVQPTGALHLGNWLGAIRNWVDLQDSHDTYFCVVDLHAITVPHRPEQLAEDTLTTAALYLACGIDPQRSTVFVQSQVSAHSELAWLLNCVTPLNWLERMIQFKEKAIKQGDQVSVGLLDYPVLMAADILLYDADRVPVGEDQKQHLELARDIAQQRINARFGRRGPDGEPETILKVPEPLILREGARVMSLTDGSSKMSKSDPNEGSRITLLDPPELITRKIKRAKTDPTLGLEFGNPERPEADNLLGLYAVLSGIGREAAARECAQMGWGQFKPLLAEATVEALRPVQERYRELRQDPGALLAVLREGRQRAAAVAETTLGRVRNCLGFLTDAA, from the coding sequence ATGAGCAAGCCCCGGGTTCTCTCCGGCGTCCAGCCCACCGGCGCCCTGCACCTGGGCAACTGGCTCGGGGCCATCCGCAACTGGGTCGACCTGCAGGACAGCCACGACACCTATTTCTGCGTGGTGGACCTGCACGCCATCACCGTGCCCCACCGGCCGGAGCAGCTGGCCGAGGACACCCTCACCACGGCGGCGCTTTACCTGGCCTGCGGCATCGACCCGCAGCGCTCCACCGTGTTCGTGCAGAGCCAGGTGAGCGCCCACAGCGAACTGGCCTGGCTGCTGAACTGCGTGACGCCGCTCAACTGGCTGGAGCGGATGATCCAGTTCAAGGAGAAGGCGATCAAGCAGGGCGACCAGGTGTCGGTGGGCCTGCTCGACTACCCGGTGCTGATGGCGGCCGACATCCTTCTCTATGACGCGGACCGGGTGCCGGTGGGGGAGGACCAGAAGCAGCACCTGGAGCTGGCCCGCGACATCGCCCAGCAGCGCATCAACGCCCGCTTCGGCCGCAGGGGGCCAGACGGCGAACCGGAGACGATCCTCAAGGTGCCCGAGCCCCTGATCCTCAGGGAGGGGGCCCGGGTGATGAGCCTCACCGACGGCAGCAGCAAGATGAGCAAGAGCGACCCCAACGAGGGCTCGCGCATCACCCTGCTCGACCCGCCCGAGCTGATCACCAGGAAGATCAAGCGCGCCAAGACCGACCCCACCCTGGGGCTGGAGTTCGGCAACCCGGAGCGGCCCGAGGCCGACAACCTGCTGGGGCTGTACGCCGTCCTCTCGGGGATCGGACGGGAAGCGGCGGCCCGGGAGTGCGCCCAGATGGGCTGGGGCCAGTTCAAGCCCCTGCTGGCGGAGGCCACCGTGGAGGCCCTGCGCCCCGTGCAGGAGCGCTACCGCGAACTGCGCCAGGACCCAGGCGCCCTCCTGGCGGTGCTGCGTGAGGGGCGGCAACGGGCAGCAGCGGTGGCCGAGACCACCCTCGGGCGGGTGCGGAATTGCCTTGGTTTCCTGACAGACGCTGCATGA